One segment of Ipomoea triloba cultivar NCNSP0323 chromosome 12, ASM357664v1 DNA contains the following:
- the LOC115999226 gene encoding senescence-associated protein SPA15, chloroplastic isoform X2, giving the protein MAKPNGIIYSSPKSPQHPKIYAKTQVIEHSKQSNGYLSMLRLKLSNKGFWRAYRAPSGYIATRGSSLRCHSAETRHAETEECVREYRDSSDTSSMQGENKDPASLGKSVTASPGLAEACKFVYNDAKFVNERAKNDIVLLSRGIMRLDARARQDVAFLGSEFLKLDARARENTEKIDNDVKRKAERLHHVATILKNKAQSRLKNAADQHWSDGALEADLRRADFAAKQRAMEDALMALEFVKNIHDMMVSKMCNLKRSSLNPNKMTERITLEKNGKMLNFLPGEVSAERISAIQEAYWDIAAALSEADGIDYTDPEELELLVATLIDLDAMDGKSSVSLLAECSSSPDVNTRKALANALSAAPSMWTLGNAGMGALQRLAQDNNPAIAAAASKTINELKRQWEIEEGDSWRFMVNEKSPEDDDVDS; this is encoded by the exons ATGGCCAAACCTAATGGGATTATCTATTCTTCTCCAAAGTCACCTCAGCATCCGAAAATATATGCCAAAACTCAAGTGATTGAGCATAGCAAACAAAGCAATGGCTATCTCTCGATGTTAAGACTCAAGTTGTCTAATAAGGGATTCTGGCGAGCTTATAGGGCACCAAGTGGCTACATTGCTACCCGAGGATCTTCTCTTCGGTGTCATTCTGCAGAAACGCGCCATGCTGAAACAGAAGAATGTGTTAGAGAGTATCGTGATAGTTCAGACACATCTAG TATGCAAGGAGAAAATAAGGATCCAGCCTCACTTGGAAAATCTGTTACTGCAAGTCCGGGATTAGCTGAAGCTTGTAAATTTGTTTACAATGATGCAAAATTTGTAAACGAAAGGGCTAAGAACGACATTGTGTTGCTCTCTCG TGGAATAATGAGGTTGGATGCTCGTGCACGCCAAGATGTTGCTTTTCTCGGTTCAGAATTTCTTAAACTTGATG CCCGAGCTAGAGAAAACACAGAGAAGATTGACAATGATGTCAAGAGAAAAGCGGAAAGGCTTCATCATGTTGCCACT ATTCTCAAGAACAAAGCTCAATCAAGATTGAAAAATGCTGCTGACCAGCATTGGAGCGATGGTGCTTTAGAG GCTGATTTGCGACGTGCTGATTTTGCTGCCAAACAACGTGCAATGGAAGATGCCTTAATGGCTTTAGAG TTTGTCAAAAACATCCACGATATGATGGTGAGCAAGATGTGCAATTT GAAAAGAAGTTCTCTGAATCCCAACAAAATGACTGAGCGCATAACACTAGAGAAGAACGGGAAAATGCTCAACTTTCTTCCCGGGGAAGTGTCTGCTGAGCGTATTAGTGCTATTCAG GAAGCGTATTGGGATATAGCAGCTGCACTTTCTGAAGCGGATGGGATTGACTACACGGATCCCGAAGAG CTAGAGTTGTTAGTTGCAACGTTAATAGATCTCGATGCAATGGATGGTAAAAGTAGCGTGTCTCTGTTGGCCGAGTGTTCGAGTTCTCCCGATGTCAATACAAG GAAAGCATTAGCTAATGCACTATCGGCTGCACCATCCATGTGGACTCTGGGAAACGCGGGCATGGGAGCTTTGCAG AGACTTGCACAAGATAACAACCCTGCAATCGCTGCTGCTGCATCGAAAACCATCAACGAATTGAAGAGGCAGTGGGAAATCGAGGAGGGGGACAGCTGGAGGTTCATGGTGAACGAAAAATCACCAGAAGATGACGATGTAGATAGCTAA
- the LOC115999226 gene encoding senescence-associated protein SPA15, chloroplastic isoform X1: MAKPNGIIYSSPKSPQHPKIYAKTQVIEHSKQSNGYLSMLRLKLSNKGFWRAYRAPSGYIATRGSSLRCHSAETRHAETEECVREYRDSSDTSSMQGENKDPASLGKSVTASPGLAEACKFVYNDAKFVNERAKNDIVLLSRGIMRLDARARQDVAFLGSEFLKLDAFLLVARARENTEKIDNDVKRKAERLHHVATILKNKAQSRLKNAADQHWSDGALEADLRRADFAAKQRAMEDALMALEFVKNIHDMMVSKMCNLKRSSLNPNKMTERITLEKNGKMLNFLPGEVSAERISAIQEAYWDIAAALSEADGIDYTDPEELELLVATLIDLDAMDGKSSVSLLAECSSSPDVNTRKALANALSAAPSMWTLGNAGMGALQRLAQDNNPAIAAAASKTINELKRQWEIEEGDSWRFMVNEKSPEDDDVDS, encoded by the exons ATGGCCAAACCTAATGGGATTATCTATTCTTCTCCAAAGTCACCTCAGCATCCGAAAATATATGCCAAAACTCAAGTGATTGAGCATAGCAAACAAAGCAATGGCTATCTCTCGATGTTAAGACTCAAGTTGTCTAATAAGGGATTCTGGCGAGCTTATAGGGCACCAAGTGGCTACATTGCTACCCGAGGATCTTCTCTTCGGTGTCATTCTGCAGAAACGCGCCATGCTGAAACAGAAGAATGTGTTAGAGAGTATCGTGATAGTTCAGACACATCTAG TATGCAAGGAGAAAATAAGGATCCAGCCTCACTTGGAAAATCTGTTACTGCAAGTCCGGGATTAGCTGAAGCTTGTAAATTTGTTTACAATGATGCAAAATTTGTAAACGAAAGGGCTAAGAACGACATTGTGTTGCTCTCTCG TGGAATAATGAGGTTGGATGCTCGTGCACGCCAAGATGTTGCTTTTCTCGGTTCAGAATTTCTTAAACTTGATG CATTTTTATTGGTAGCCCGAGCTAGAGAAAACACAGAGAAGATTGACAATGATGTCAAGAGAAAAGCGGAAAGGCTTCATCATGTTGCCACT ATTCTCAAGAACAAAGCTCAATCAAGATTGAAAAATGCTGCTGACCAGCATTGGAGCGATGGTGCTTTAGAG GCTGATTTGCGACGTGCTGATTTTGCTGCCAAACAACGTGCAATGGAAGATGCCTTAATGGCTTTAGAG TTTGTCAAAAACATCCACGATATGATGGTGAGCAAGATGTGCAATTT GAAAAGAAGTTCTCTGAATCCCAACAAAATGACTGAGCGCATAACACTAGAGAAGAACGGGAAAATGCTCAACTTTCTTCCCGGGGAAGTGTCTGCTGAGCGTATTAGTGCTATTCAG GAAGCGTATTGGGATATAGCAGCTGCACTTTCTGAAGCGGATGGGATTGACTACACGGATCCCGAAGAG CTAGAGTTGTTAGTTGCAACGTTAATAGATCTCGATGCAATGGATGGTAAAAGTAGCGTGTCTCTGTTGGCCGAGTGTTCGAGTTCTCCCGATGTCAATACAAG GAAAGCATTAGCTAATGCACTATCGGCTGCACCATCCATGTGGACTCTGGGAAACGCGGGCATGGGAGCTTTGCAG AGACTTGCACAAGATAACAACCCTGCAATCGCTGCTGCTGCATCGAAAACCATCAACGAATTGAAGAGGCAGTGGGAAATCGAGGAGGGGGACAGCTGGAGGTTCATGGTGAACGAAAAATCACCAGAAGATGACGATGTAGATAGCTAA
- the LOC115998474 gene encoding cysteine proteinase inhibitor B-like, whose protein sequence is MAKVAGLLNLLVVVSAVLFLAGYCAAQEAAASGGKTEVSDVKTNAEVQNLGRKAVMEFNKRLNVKVNPENNAKRLVFTEVIKAEKQVVAGEKYFLTIKATSEDGQTKTYESEMWVKPGDETVHEMLNFAPAAAA, encoded by the coding sequence atggcGAAAGTTGCAGGACTATTGAACCTTCTTGTTGTGGTTTCCGCGGTTCTATTCTTGGCAGGCTACTGTGCGGCGCAAGAGGCGGCGGCGTCAGGGGGGAAAACAGAGGTGAGTGACGTGAAGACAAATGCGGAGGTTCAAAATCTGGGGAGGAAAGCCGTAATGGAGTTCAACAAGCGGCTGAATGTGAAGGTGAATCCTGAGAACAATGCGAAGAGGCTGGTGTTCACGGAGGTGATCAAGGCAGAGAAGCAGGTGGTGGCCGGAGAGAAGTACTTCCTCACCATTAAGGCCACCTCCGAAGACGGCCAGACCAAGACGTACGAGTCCGAGATGTGGGTCAAGCCCGGTGATGAGACTGTTCATGAGATGCTCAACTTTGCACCCGCCGCCGCCGCATAA